One Vitis riparia cultivar Riparia Gloire de Montpellier isolate 1030 chromosome 4, EGFV_Vit.rip_1.0, whole genome shotgun sequence genomic window carries:
- the LOC117912205 gene encoding LEAF RUST 10 DISEASE-RESISTANCE LOCUS RECEPTOR-LIKE PROTEIN KINASE-like 2.1, which produces MMLRETKVVALTVFHTFLLAICAANGNQTCRPSSCGDIKKISNPFRLKGDPSGCGDPDYELVCENNRTMVNLEHGKYYVADINYDNYTIRVVDPGVEKGNCFSAPLYSLTREIFRSDKRAYLLNPHEATNTTVLMNCEQSISDGNYIPITPCNRSNVTSSSSQAYVYALVGGGDSLLVNDIKYSCTIRRTIITQSLKPGNLSMSDLQEILLQGLDISFLLFRCKSECHMKGPYCDLDWTKNTVKWYSFGYWFSEYLESLRDRSTFSSNGVRERYNYYYHYETALYLGWVIRYIGMIIIGRAIPGILCLLVYLIYKFRRRHLSLDDGIEEFLHSHKNLQPIKYSYSELKKMTHNFKNKLGQGGFGSVYKGKLQSGRSVAVKMLVMSKANGQDFINEVATIGRIHHVNVVRLVGFCIQRSKWALVYDFMPNGSLDKFVFLDQGNNIPLNWERLYKIALGVGRGIEYLHQGCDMQILHFDIKPHNILLDEDFTPKVSDFGLAKLYSTNDSIVSITAARGTLGYIAPELFYKNIGGVSFKADVYSFGMLLLEMVGKRKNVNTFAEHSSQMYFTSWIYNRYDQEEDMKMGDATEDEKMYVRKMVIVALWCIQMKPIDRPSMSQALEMLEGEVELLKMPPKPTLWSIDNHEQFMVEASTSSSNSMGTITLNGR; this is translated from the exons ATGATGCTCAGAGAAACAAAAGTTGTGGCATTAACAGTCTTCCACACTTTCTTGCTTGCAATTTGTGCTGCTAATGGAAACCAGACATGCAGGCCTTCTTCTTGtggagatattaaaaaaattagcaacCCTTTCCGATTGAAAGGTGATCCGTCTGGGTGTGGTGATCCTGACTATGAATTGGTCTGCGAAAACAATCGTACTATGGTCAACCTGGAGCATGGGAAATACTATGTTGCCGATATCAACTACGATAACTACACCATTCGGGTAGTGGATCCTGGGGTGGAAAAGGGCAACTGTTTCTCCGCTCCTCTCTATTCCTTGACAAGAGAAATATTCCGTTCTGATAAGAGAGCATATCTTTTGAATCCGCATGAAGCGACCAATACAACGGTTTTGATGAACTGCGAGCAGTCAATAAGTGATGGCAACTATATTCCTATCACTCCTTGCAACAGAAGCAACGTGACCTCATCTTCCTCACAAGCATATGTTTATGCACTAGTCGGCGGAGGAGACTCCCTGCTGGTGAATGATATCAAGTATTCATGCACCATTCGCAGGACTATTATTACTCAATCCTTGAAGCCCGGCAATCTTTCAATGTCAGATTTGCAAGAAATACTTCTTCAGGGGCTTGATATTTCCTTCTTGCTCTTCCGTTGCAAAAGCGAATGCCATATGAAAGGGCCATACTGCGATCTAGATTGGACCAAAAATACTGTAAAAT GGTACTCTTTTGGGTATTGGTTCTCTGAATATTTGGAATCTTTAAGGG ATCGGAGCACCTTTTCAAGCAACG GTGTGAGAGAAAGATACAACTACTACTACCACTATGAAACTGCACTTTACCTTG GTTGGGTAATAAGATACATAG GCATGATCATCATCGGGAGGGCCATACCTGGTATTTTGTGTTTGCTTGTCTATTTAATCTACAAGTTTCGACGAAGACACTTATCATTGGATGATGGTATTGAAGAATTTCTACATAGCCATAAAAATCTTCAGCCAATCAAATACTCATATTCAGAGCTAAAAAAGATGActcataattttaagaataaattaggTCAAGGAGGTTTTGGCTCTGTGTACAAAGGAAAACTTCAAAGTGGTCGCAGTGTAGCTGTAAAAATGTTAGTTATGTCAAAAGCTAATGGGCAAGATTTCATCAATGAAGTTGCTACAATCGGAAGGATTCATCATGTTAATGTTGTGAGACTTGTTGGATTTTGTATACAGAGATCAAAGTGGGCTCTTGTATATGACTTCATGCCGAATGGGTCTCTTGATAAGTTTGTTTTTCTTGACCAAGGAAACAACATTCCCTTGAATTGGGAAAGATTATACAAGATTGCACTTGGAGTGGGACGTGGGATTGAATACTTACATCAGGGATGTGACatgcaaattcttcattttgatatcaagCCACACAACATTCTTCTTGATGAAGACTTCACACCAAAAGTTTCAGACTTTGGTCTTGCCAAATTATATTCAACAAATGATAGTATTGTATCCATCACTGCTGCTAGAGGAACCTTGGGCTACATTGCTCCTGAATTGTTCTACAAAAACATTGGAGGTGTATCATTTAAGGctgatgtttatagttttggaatgttgttaTTGGAAATGGTAGGGAAAAGGAAGAATGTTAACACATTTGCAGAACATTCAAGTCAAATGTATTTCACATCATGGATTTATAACAGATATGATCAAGAAGAGGACATGAAAATGGGAGATGCCACTGAGGATGAAAAAATGTATGTAAGGAAAATGGTGATAGTTGCACTATGGTGTATACAAATGAAGCCTATAGATCGTCCTTCAATGAGCCAAGCATTGGAGATGCTTGAAGGAGAGGTTGAACTCTTGAAAATGCCTCCTAAGCCAACTCTATGGTCTATTGATAATCATGAGCAATTCATGGTAGAGGCATCAACTTCATCATCCAATTCCATGGGTACAATTACCTTAAATGGAAGGTAG